A window of the Streptomyces sp. NBC_01351 genome harbors these coding sequences:
- a CDS encoding N-acetylmuramoyl-L-alanine amidase — MKQGNEGKKPPGRTRRAVLFGGLGVFTVAAIAGREEIGRAWWLVPGVAKPRKEGEIDHPGASWTAASPANWRLADRPDDYRVDRIVVHVTQGGFESSVGAFKNPWHKASAHYIVRGDGHVEQMVRELDVAFHAGNRSMNERSVGIEHVGFVDRPKDFTDAMYEASARLAADICRRYGIPADRKHIVGHSEVPGADHTDPGRHWDWNRYIRLVKDALGS, encoded by the coding sequence GCTCGGGGTCTTCACGGTGGCGGCGATCGCGGGCCGGGAGGAGATCGGCCGGGCCTGGTGGCTGGTGCCGGGGGTGGCCAAGCCGCGCAAGGAGGGTGAGATCGACCACCCGGGCGCGAGCTGGACGGCGGCCTCGCCGGCGAACTGGCGGCTCGCGGACCGGCCCGACGACTACCGGGTCGACCGGATCGTCGTGCACGTCACACAGGGCGGCTTCGAGTCCTCGGTGGGCGCCTTCAAGAACCCGTGGCACAAGGCGTCGGCGCACTACATCGTGCGCGGGGACGGGCACGTGGAGCAGATGGTGCGCGAGCTCGACGTGGCCTTCCACGCGGGGAACCGCTCGATGAACGAGCGGAGCGTCGGCATCGAGCACGTGGGCTTCGTGGACCGGCCGAAGGACTTCACGGACGCGATGTACGAGGCCTCGGCCCGGCTGGCCGCCGACATCTGCCGCCGCTACGGCATACCCGCCGACCGCAAGCACATCGTGGGCCACTCCGAGGTCCCGGGCGCCGACCACACGGACCCCGGCCGCCACTGGGACTGGAACCGGTACATCCGCCTCGTCAAGGACGCCCTGGGCTCGTGA